A single region of the Polymorphum gilvum SL003B-26A1 genome encodes:
- a CDS encoding SDR family NAD(P)-dependent oxidoreductase produces MAKFDPSTIVLTGASGGIGTALALEYATPGRHLVLIARDPHRLDMLAENVRRKGAEAETAALDIRDRAALHAFLAEADARRPVDLLIANAGVTAGLGAGRSREPDDASDRQFEINFRGTVNTITGLVEQMRARRRGHIALVASLAGLRALPDMPSYSASKAAVISYGHSLRGWLAADGVGVTILCPGFVTSPMSARHKGAKPFEITAEDAARRMRRAIERQRSLHAFPFLLATGIRLQGILPPRLSDYFMKPFAAEIEDDPRFRD; encoded by the coding sequence CGCTGGAATACGCCACGCCGGGCCGCCATCTGGTGTTGATCGCCCGCGACCCGCATCGCCTTGACATGCTTGCCGAAAACGTCCGCCGCAAGGGCGCGGAGGCGGAAACGGCAGCGCTCGATATCCGCGACCGCGCGGCGCTGCATGCCTTTCTCGCCGAGGCCGATGCGCGCCGCCCGGTCGACCTGCTGATCGCCAATGCCGGCGTCACCGCCGGCCTCGGCGCCGGCCGCTCGCGCGAGCCCGACGACGCCTCCGACCGCCAGTTCGAGATCAATTTCCGTGGTACTGTCAATACGATAACGGGACTTGTCGAACAGATGCGGGCACGCCGGCGCGGCCATATCGCCCTGGTCGCCTCGCTCGCCGGCCTGCGCGCCCTGCCGGACATGCCGTCCTACAGCGCCTCCAAGGCGGCGGTGATATCCTACGGCCACTCCCTGCGCGGCTGGCTCGCGGCCGACGGCGTCGGCGTCACGATCCTGTGTCCGGGCTTCGTCACCTCGCCCATGTCGGCGCGTCACAAGGGCGCCAAACCCTTTGAAATCACAGCGGAAGACGCTGCGCGCCGGATGCGTCGGGCGATCGAGCGCCAGCGCAGCCTGCACGCCTTTCCGTTCCTGCTGGCGACTGGGATCCGCCTGCAGGGCATCCTGCCGCCGCGGCTATCCGACTATTTCATGAAGCCCTTCGCCGCGGAAATCGAGGACGACCCCCGCTTCCGCGACTGA